A window of the Thermoproteales archaeon genome harbors these coding sequences:
- a CDS encoding metallophosphoesterase family protein, with product MLAYYKDLVDKIVEEFREETKTIFLPRLVPIIPPKPEYSKILKEHNIKAAILEYYQLEASIEDWHSHLDYDGMLLLSAVMPDEMLYNPSTFGNFLETAGKGFDGVIGWDMPVEVDIPLKESWSNLVKCLEYTTRLTSELDIPVIPLSKGANREQAETYLSALSSLGFKTIALHASEYALSFFREGLARRLLEAHIELLKKYAEQALIIGVLNPAIFKHLKRYDTPKFSYAGLSWLLHGEEGYAYTRYGKADLKKKTMVFPTGEHLEYPWKKREIVKHNLEYVLNLITGAGQARIRLYDIALEGRTLVVSDIHAGTRESMLEDLLEVIKCEDPENIVFLGDTFDLQRGEKIALDLVDFFGVLAWVSPRILPVLGDADTNFQKVLNVIDEALTLQESWHTLPKPSKPTNYHILAFYKFYRKALPTAAVYLPDNSTAYMLHGHQFAYSREAIVKEARNIRRETGADWIFIAHTHKAEINREEKIVNTGCWVANGENAYVIIEKDGSIELLEEF from the coding sequence ATGCTCGCATACTATAAAGACCTTGTCGATAAGATAGTAGAAGAATTTCGTGAAGAAACAAAGACAATATTCTTGCCCCGCCTAGTCCCGATAATACCTCCAAAACCAGAATATTCTAAAATACTGAAAGAACATAACATTAAAGCAGCAATCCTAGAATACTACCAGCTAGAGGCTAGCATAGAGGATTGGCACTCACACCTAGACTACGATGGCATGCTATTATTATCCGCTGTAATGCCCGATGAAATGCTCTACAACCCGTCAACATTCGGAAACTTTCTAGAAACAGCAGGGAAAGGCTTTGACGGCGTGATCGGATGGGATATGCCCGTAGAAGTCGATATACCGCTTAAAGAAAGCTGGAGCAACCTTGTGAAATGCCTAGAATACACCACTAGGCTGACTTCGGAACTTGATATTCCAGTAATCCCCTTATCGAAAGGAGCAAATAGAGAACAAGCGGAAACCTACTTGAGCGCCTTGTCTAGCCTAGGTTTTAAGACAATTGCTCTACACGCTTCAGAGTATGCATTGAGCTTTTTCAGAGAAGGCTTAGCTAGAAGACTGTTAGAAGCCCACATCGAGCTGTTAAAGAAATATGCGGAACAGGCTTTAATCATTGGAGTTTTAAACCCCGCAATTTTCAAACACCTGAAAAGATACGATACGCCAAAATTTTCCTATGCCGGGTTGAGCTGGCTACTGCACGGCGAAGAAGGCTACGCCTATACAAGATATGGAAAAGCCGATTTAAAAAAGAAAACAATGGTATTCCCTACAGGAGAACACCTGGAGTATCCATGGAAGAAAAGAGAGATAGTAAAGCATAATCTCGAATACGTGCTAAACCTCATAACCGGAGCCGGGCAAGCCCGCATACGCCTATACGATATAGCATTGGAGGGTAGAACGCTGGTCGTCTCGGATATACATGCCGGGACTAGAGAGTCAATGCTCGAAGACCTGCTGGAGGTTATAAAATGCGAAGACCCCGAGAATATAGTATTTCTAGGCGATACATTCGACCTGCAACGCGGCGAGAAGATAGCGTTAGACTTAGTAGATTTTTTCGGCGTCTTGGCATGGGTCTCGCCCAGGATACTGCCAGTACTAGGAGATGCGGACACAAACTTTCAAAAAGTATTAAACGTAATAGACGAGGCTTTAACGCTCCAAGAGTCATGGCATACGCTGCCAAAGCCGAGCAAGCCGACAAACTATCACATACTAGCATTCTACAAATTCTACAGAAAAGCGCTACCGACGGCAGCCGTCTACCTGCCAGACAACTCAACAGCCTACATGCTACACGGGCATCAATTCGCATACTCAAGAGAGGCAATAGTTAAAGAAGCCAGAAACATCAGGAGAGAAACTGGCGCAGATTGGATATTCATAGCCCACACCCACAAAGCCGAAATAAATCGTGAAGAGAAAATAGTAAATACTGGCTGCTGGGTAGCAAACGGAGAAAACGCCTACGTCATAATCGAGAAAGACGGCAGCATAGAGCTGCTAGAGGAGTTTTAA